Genomic DNA from Bacillus sp. (in: firmicutes):
TTACAAACTAGGTGTGCATATTGCTGATGTTTCTTATTATGTTACAGAAGGGTCACCAATTGATAAAGAAGCATTTAACCGAGGGACAAGCATTTATTTAGTGGATCGCGTAATTCCGATGATTCCACACCGCCTTTCAAATGGAATCTGTAGTTTGAATCCACAGGTAGACCGATTAACAATGTCATGCGAAATGGAAATCAATTCAAACGGTGAAGTTGTTGCCCATGAAATTTTCCAAAGCGTCATTAGAACAACAGAAAGAATGACCTACACTGATGTTAATAAAATTATCGTTGATAAAGATTCTGAGCTTATTAAAAAATACGAGCCATTAGTGCCGATGTTTTTCTTAATGGATGAACTAGCTGAAATCCTTCGTAAAAAGCGATTTGAGCGCGGTGCGATCGATTTTGAATTTAAAGAAGCAAAGGTATTAGTTGATGAGGATGGCAAACCAACAGATGTAGTCATTCGTGAACGCTCTGCAGGAGAACGGTTAATCGAAGATTTTATGCTTGTCGCAAATGAAACGATTGCGGAACATTTCCATTGGCTCAATGTGCCGTTTATTTATCGTGTTCATGAAGACCCAAAAGAAGAAAAACTAAATCGTTTCTTTGAATTTATTACAAACTTTGGCTATGTTGTCAAAGGCACTGGAAATGAAGTGCATCCAGGCGCGTTGCAGCAAATTTTAGAAGAAGTACGCGGTACGCCTGAAGAAATGGTCATAGCGACGGTCATGCTTAGATCAATGAAACAAGCGCGCTATGATGCGGAAAGCTTAGGACACTTTGGCTTATCAGCGGAATTTTATACGCATTTCACATCGCCAATCCGCCGTTATCCAGATTTAATCGTTCATCGTCTCATTAGAACATATTTAATAGACGGTAAACTAAATGAAGAAACACAGAACCATTGGCGAGCAGAGCTTCCTACTATCGCCGAGCATGCCTCAAACATGGAGCGCCGAGCAGTCGATGCTGAGCGGGAAACTGATGATTTGAAAAAAGCAGAGTTTATGCTTGATAAAATTGGCGAAGAATTTGACGGCATTATTAGCTCTGTTACGAATTTTGGCTTTTTCGTAGAGCTACCAAATACAATTGAGGGACTTGTTCATGTTAGCTATTTGACTGATGATTATTACCGCTATGATGAGGCCAATTATGCTATGATCGGCGAGCGTACGGGAAATATTTTTAGAATTGGCGATGAAATTACTATTCGTGTTGTCAACGTCGACAAAGATGAGCGCATTGTAGATTTCGAAGTTGTTGGCATGAAAGGGTCAAGGAAAGTGGAAAGAAAACAAACGCCTCGTGTGATAAAGAGTGGTGGGAGAGGCAAAACAAATGGCAATGAGAAAAAGAATGGCAGTAGCAAAAGTTCAAAAAAAGACCGCCAAAATAAAGGCGGAAAGCCACAATATCATAATGTAGCGAAAAAGAAAAAGAAGAAAAAGAAAAAATAAGCCGAGTAATGCTACTTAAAATAATCGGGCACTGTTATGTTTTTGTTACTGTGTCCGATTAAATCCGAACGCAATAATGAGTTGACGGAATTGCTACAGTGAGATTAAGCTTTAAATAGAGGAGGGGAGTTTTTATGCCAAAAGGTGCAGGTAAGGTTGTTGCCCAAAATAAAAAGGCTTATCATGATTACTTTATTGAAGATACATATGAAGCCGGAATTGTTCTTCAAGGTACCGAAATTAAGTCGATCCGTGCGGGGCGTGTCAATTTAAAGGATTCTTATGCGAAGGTCGAAAAAGGCGAAGTCTTTTTACATAATATGCATATTAGTCCATATGAGCAAGGTAATCGCTACAATCACGATCCATTACGAACTCGTAAACTTTTATTACATAAAAAAGAAATTGCAAAACTCATTGGGATTACAAAAGAACAAGGCTATTCCCTTGTCCCATTAAAAATCTATTTAAAAAATGGCTATGCAAAAGTATTAATTGGATTAGCAAAAGGT
This window encodes:
- the rnr gene encoding ribonuclease R, whose amino-acid sequence is MNEERMERLLSFMREDSYKPLTIKELEEAFGIEDSTDFKEFVKLLVQMEEQGFVVRTRSNRYGVPEKMNMVRGKLLAHSKGFAFVEQEDKSLADIFIPPSELRSAMHGDIVLARIDRHPSDGRPEGAVVRVLERGVSQIVGTYVDNKYFGFVIPDDKRVGKDIFIANEFKNGAVEGHKVIVKLTKYPEGRMNAEGEIIEILGHKNDPGIDILSIIHKHQLPGEFPPDVMEHAHNTPDEIEPAELTNRRDLRDQIIVTIDGADAKDLDDAVTVTKLDNGNYKLGVHIADVSYYVTEGSPIDKEAFNRGTSIYLVDRVIPMIPHRLSNGICSLNPQVDRLTMSCEMEINSNGEVVAHEIFQSVIRTTERMTYTDVNKIIVDKDSELIKKYEPLVPMFFLMDELAEILRKKRFERGAIDFEFKEAKVLVDEDGKPTDVVIRERSAGERLIEDFMLVANETIAEHFHWLNVPFIYRVHEDPKEEKLNRFFEFITNFGYVVKGTGNEVHPGALQQILEEVRGTPEEMVIATVMLRSMKQARYDAESLGHFGLSAEFYTHFTSPIRRYPDLIVHRLIRTYLIDGKLNEETQNHWRAELPTIAEHASNMERRAVDAERETDDLKKAEFMLDKIGEEFDGIISSVTNFGFFVELPNTIEGLVHVSYLTDDYYRYDEANYAMIGERTGNIFRIGDEITIRVVNVDKDERIVDFEVVGMKGSRKVERKQTPRVIKSGGRGKTNGNEKKNGSSKSSKKDRQNKGGKPQYHNVAKKKKKKKKK
- the smpB gene encoding SsrA-binding protein SmpB, with the protein product MPKGAGKVVAQNKKAYHDYFIEDTYEAGIVLQGTEIKSIRAGRVNLKDSYAKVEKGEVFLHNMHISPYEQGNRYNHDPLRTRKLLLHKKEIAKLIGITKEQGYSLVPLKIYLKNGYAKVLIGLAKGKKNYDKREDLKQKEAKRDIERAFRERQKM